A genomic stretch from Flavobacterium nitratireducens includes:
- a CDS encoding 6-pyruvoyl trahydropterin synthase family protein, which yields MSNIRITKQFSFETGHALYGYDGKCKNVHGHSYKLSVTVIGKPITNRNDVKYGMVIDFGDLKKIVKEEVVDQFDHATVFNETTPHIELAAELKNRGHHVILVDYQPTSENMVIDFAQRIISRLPDGIELFSLKLQETDTSFAEWFASDNQ from the coding sequence ATGAGTAATATCAGAATCACAAAACAATTTAGTTTCGAAACCGGTCACGCCTTATATGGCTATGATGGAAAATGTAAAAATGTGCATGGTCATAGTTATAAATTGTCGGTAACGGTTATCGGGAAACCAATTACCAATCGCAATGATGTGAAATATGGGATGGTTATTGATTTTGGTGATTTAAAGAAAATCGTGAAAGAAGAAGTAGTAGATCAGTTTGATCATGCTACTGTTTTTAACGAAACTACTCCACATATTGAATTGGCTGCAGAATTAAAAAATCGTGGACATCATGTTATTTTAGTGGATTATCAACCTACTTCTGAAAATATGGTTATTGATTTTGCTCAAAGAATTATCAGTAGATTGCCTGATGGAATTGAATTATTTTCTTTAAAACTGCAAGAGACTGATACTTCATTTGCAGAATGGTTTGCAAGTGATAATCAATAA
- a CDS encoding UDP-2,3-diacylglucosamine diphosphatase, translating into MQLASNKKIYFASDQHFGAPTAELSFPREQKFVAWLDEVKKDAEAIFLLGDLFDFWFEYKTVVPKGFVRILGKLAEIRDSGILIYFFVGNHDLWMEDYFEKELNIPVYHDNREFTFNGKTFLIGHGDGKGPGDKGYKRMKKVFTNPFSKWLFRWLHPDLGVRLAQYLSVKNKLISGESDVKFLGEDKEWLILYSKRKLESKHYDYLVFGHRHLPMIHPVGQNANYVNLGDWISYFTYGVFDGETFKLKTFGN; encoded by the coding sequence ATGCAGTTAGCTTCTAATAAAAAAATATATTTTGCTTCCGACCAACATTTTGGTGCTCCTACTGCCGAATTGAGTTTTCCTAGAGAACAAAAATTCGTGGCTTGGCTGGATGAGGTAAAAAAAGATGCAGAAGCTATCTTTCTTTTAGGAGATTTATTCGATTTTTGGTTCGAATATAAAACCGTTGTTCCTAAAGGTTTTGTTCGAATTCTAGGCAAATTAGCTGAAATTCGCGACAGCGGAATTCTAATATATTTCTTCGTTGGTAACCACGATTTGTGGATGGAAGACTATTTTGAAAAAGAATTGAACATTCCTGTTTATCATGATAATCGCGAATTTACTTTTAATGGAAAAACTTTTTTAATAGGTCATGGCGACGGAAAAGGACCCGGAGATAAAGGCTATAAACGCATGAAAAAAGTGTTTACTAATCCTTTTTCTAAATGGCTTTTCAGATGGTTACATCCTGATTTAGGAGTGCGATTAGCTCAATATTTATCAGTTAAAAACAAATTGATTTCTGGAGAATCAGATGTGAAATTTTTAGGAGAAGATAAGGAATGGTTGATTTTGTATTCCAAAAGAAAATTAGAAAGCAAACATTATGATTATTTGGTTTTTGGCCACCGCCATTTACCAATGATTCATCCCGTAGGGCAAAATGCTAATTATGTTAATCTGGGCGATTGGATTTCTTATTTTACCTATGGTGTTTTTGATGGTGAAACTTTCAAATTAAAAACATTTGGAAACTAA
- a CDS encoding glycosyltransferase family 9 protein has translation MSFKTEINKVRRKVTRTLTKNIGSTKFNTIDTHSKVDFKNILISRPNHRLGNLLLITPLVQEINNTFPDCKIDIFIKGGLGPIVFKNYSSVENFIVLPRKPFSDIINYIKVWFKIKQKKYDLVINIDKGSSSGRLSTQFANANYKLFGELNEAIIKSHPDYNHMAKYPVYELRHYLGQLGFVNQTKEVPTINIKLSDKELQDAKATLDAIVPNDKKTIAIFTFATGAKCYPPEWWNPVYEKLLTTFPDYNIVEVLPVENVSQIGFKAPSFYSKDVREIAAFIAKTEVFIGADSGIMHLACASQTPVLGLFSVTIPEKYEPYGNNSIAIDTNVTNLDAIIEIVKKQLS, from the coding sequence ATGAGCTTTAAAACAGAAATTAATAAGGTAAGAAGAAAAGTTACGCGTACTTTAACCAAAAATATTGGAAGCACAAAATTCAATACTATTGATACCCATTCCAAGGTAGATTTTAAAAATATTTTAATATCACGTCCTAATCACCGTCTTGGAAATTTACTTCTTATCACTCCTCTAGTTCAAGAAATTAACAATACCTTTCCGGATTGTAAAATTGATATTTTTATCAAAGGAGGTTTAGGTCCCATTGTTTTTAAAAACTATTCTTCTGTAGAAAATTTTATTGTTTTACCTAGAAAACCTTTTAGCGATATTATCAATTACATAAAAGTTTGGTTTAAAATCAAACAAAAGAAATATGACTTAGTAATCAATATCGATAAAGGTTCTTCGTCTGGACGTTTATCAACTCAATTTGCGAACGCCAATTATAAATTGTTTGGGGAATTAAACGAAGCCATTATAAAATCCCATCCGGATTACAATCACATGGCTAAATATCCTGTATATGAATTACGCCATTATTTGGGCCAACTTGGTTTTGTAAATCAAACTAAAGAAGTGCCAACTATTAACATTAAACTTAGTGATAAAGAGCTTCAGGATGCCAAAGCTACATTGGATGCAATAGTTCCTAACGACAAGAAAACCATCGCTATTTTTACATTTGCGACTGGTGCAAAATGCTATCCCCCTGAATGGTGGAATCCAGTGTATGAAAAATTGCTTACCACTTTCCCGGATTATAATATCGTCGAAGTATTACCGGTTGAAAATGTATCTCAAATAGGTTTTAAAGCACCATCCTTTTACAGTAAAGACGTTCGTGAAATTGCCGCATTTATCGCTAAAACTGAAGTTTTCATAGGTGCCGATAGCGGAATAATGCATCTGGCTTGCGCATCTCAAACTCCAGTTTTAGGTTTATTTTCAGTAACTATCCCAGAAAAATATGAGCCTTACGGCAACAACAGCATTGCAATTGATACCAATGTTACGAATCTTGATGCAATAATTGAAATTGTAAAAAAACAGCTTAGTTAA